Proteins from a genomic interval of Kitasatospora herbaricolor:
- a CDS encoding GTP-binding protein, with protein sequence MVFAGSRPDRVRHLPAGVHATAKILVSGPFGVGKTTLIASLSEIEPLRTEEPLTVASMAHDDLAGVETKTTTTVALDFGRLTLDNGLVLYLFGTPGQARFLPLWCDIATGATGALVLADTRRLDQSFDSIDLLEQRHIPYVVAVNTFPDSPDHHTADIRQALDLEPHTPLSLCDARDPQSSLAALIALIQYLLTRTPEVS encoded by the coding sequence ATGGTCTTCGCAGGCTCAAGGCCTGACCGCGTCCGTCATCTGCCGGCCGGGGTGCACGCGACCGCGAAGATCCTGGTCAGCGGGCCGTTCGGCGTCGGCAAGACCACGCTGATCGCCTCGCTGTCCGAGATCGAGCCGCTGCGCACTGAGGAACCGCTGACCGTCGCCAGCATGGCGCACGACGACCTGGCCGGAGTGGAGACGAAGACCACGACCACGGTCGCGCTGGACTTCGGCCGCCTCACGCTCGACAACGGCCTCGTCCTGTACCTCTTCGGGACACCCGGGCAGGCCCGCTTCCTGCCGCTGTGGTGCGACATCGCCACCGGCGCCACCGGCGCCCTCGTCCTCGCCGACACCCGCCGCCTGGACCAGAGCTTCGACTCGATCGACCTGCTGGAACAGCGACACATCCCCTACGTCGTCGCCGTCAACACCTTCCCGGACAGCCCCGACCACCACACGGCCGACATCCGCCAGGCCCTCGACCTCGAACCCCACACCCCACTGAGCCTGTGCGACGCCCGCGACCCGCAGTCCTCCCTTGCCGCGCTCATCGCCCTGATCCAGTACCTGCTGACCCGCACCCCGGAGGTTTCGTGA
- a CDS encoding DUF742 domain-containing protein, whose protein sequence is MRAFVLTNGRARPNRDILNAVETLVEAHHEVTATGAGPEHRAALALCAQGALSLIEVAAHLDLPVTVTRILLTDLVDTGDLRVIPMAQLPDRKKLEDILDGLRRLKA, encoded by the coding sequence GTGCGCGCCTTCGTGCTCACCAACGGCCGGGCTCGCCCAAACCGGGACATCCTCAACGCTGTCGAAACCCTGGTCGAAGCGCACCATGAGGTCACCGCGACGGGAGCCGGTCCCGAACACCGTGCAGCTCTCGCCCTGTGCGCCCAGGGCGCTCTGTCCCTCATCGAGGTCGCCGCGCATCTCGATCTGCCGGTCACCGTCACCCGCATCCTGCTGACCGACCTCGTCGACACCGGAGACCTGCGGGTCATCCCGATGGCCCAACTCCCCGACCGTAAGAAGCTGGAGGACATACTCGATGGTCTTCGCAGGCTCAAGGCCTGA
- a CDS encoding roadblock/LC7 domain-containing protein has translation MNNFAVVSGLLTDEVRQIPGAKGAVLVSADGLLAGASEGQDQASAERFAAAVTGLQALSRSLAPFCRASPSGWLENLITYEGGLIFLCAAGDSSFLALAADGAADVGNIGYRMTKLVERIGTALATPARTAPGHSG, from the coding sequence GTGAACAACTTCGCCGTCGTCAGTGGCCTCCTCACCGACGAGGTCCGACAGATTCCCGGAGCGAAGGGCGCGGTGCTGGTCAGCGCGGACGGCCTCCTCGCCGGCGCGTCCGAGGGCCAGGACCAGGCGTCCGCGGAGCGCTTCGCGGCCGCTGTCACCGGGCTGCAGGCCCTCAGCCGCAGCCTGGCGCCGTTCTGCAGGGCCTCCCCGTCCGGGTGGCTCGAGAATCTGATCACCTACGAGGGCGGACTGATCTTCCTCTGCGCCGCCGGTGACAGTTCGTTCCTGGCGCTGGCGGCCGACGGCGCCGCCGACGTCGGGAACATCGGCTACCGGATGACCAAGCTCGTGGAGCGGATCGGCACGGCGCTGGCCACACCGGCCCGGACCGCTCCGGGGCATTCCGGATGA
- a CDS encoding ATP-binding protein, whose protein sequence is MNSELLAAAVAVPAVAATAGWLRQYAVGSRLRGTMAGLEADRQAREAELRAFVQSEVPALLLGHLDGTHPRSVRAELAGTAFGELLQEAAAGIARTVGGIREQAENAAATAVRSTMRGVLAHAYEQQKLIGHMQEAFDDPDVFEGLMRIDHTNAQISARAVALAVLAGAPWPGRQHPDTPLIDVARAAKGRIRDFHRVVEQGDFATLIRGRAVEPLALALAELLDNAARHSEGSSPIEVAMERVPAGVFITIDDRGVGMEQRVRARAAEILEGRSTLPFSQIGEPASLGLFIVAAAAGRYGFRVSVDKQSPYGGVRAVVLLPSGLLATADPEPQPVPAAPTPLVNGLPQRRRQRRSQPELPTARPEQLVASTDAEASRSRLSAFTRGVRDARATASPEGQHP, encoded by the coding sequence GTGAACTCGGAGCTTCTCGCGGCGGCAGTCGCGGTGCCGGCCGTTGCGGCGACGGCCGGGTGGCTGCGGCAGTACGCCGTCGGCTCGCGGCTGCGCGGCACAATGGCCGGCCTGGAGGCAGACCGCCAGGCGCGCGAGGCGGAGCTGCGTGCGTTCGTCCAGAGTGAGGTCCCCGCCCTGCTGCTCGGTCACCTCGATGGCACACACCCGCGATCGGTGCGGGCGGAGCTTGCGGGCACCGCCTTCGGGGAGCTCCTCCAGGAGGCCGCGGCGGGCATCGCGCGGACGGTCGGCGGCATCCGTGAGCAGGCGGAGAACGCCGCAGCTACGGCGGTGCGCTCGACGATGCGCGGTGTGCTGGCCCACGCCTACGAGCAACAGAAGCTGATCGGCCACATGCAGGAGGCGTTCGACGATCCGGATGTCTTCGAAGGGCTGATGCGGATCGACCACACCAACGCGCAGATCAGCGCCCGTGCCGTGGCGCTGGCCGTTCTCGCTGGCGCCCCGTGGCCCGGACGTCAGCACCCCGACACCCCGCTGATCGACGTGGCCCGCGCCGCCAAGGGACGCATCCGCGACTTCCACCGGGTGGTGGAGCAGGGCGACTTCGCCACGCTGATACGCGGCCGGGCTGTCGAGCCCCTGGCTCTCGCCCTGGCTGAGCTCCTCGACAACGCCGCACGTCACTCCGAGGGCAGCTCCCCGATCGAGGTCGCGATGGAGCGGGTCCCAGCCGGCGTGTTCATCACGATCGACGACCGGGGCGTGGGCATGGAGCAGCGCGTGAGGGCTCGTGCCGCGGAGATCCTCGAGGGCCGCTCCACGCTGCCGTTCAGCCAGATCGGGGAACCGGCGAGCCTGGGCCTGTTCATCGTGGCCGCCGCAGCCGGCCGCTACGGCTTCCGTGTCTCGGTGGACAAGCAGTCGCCGTACGGAGGGGTTCGCGCGGTGGTCCTGCTGCCCTCCGGTCTGCTGGCCACCGCCGACCCCGAGCCGCAGCCCGTCCCTGCTGCGCCCACGCCATTGGTGAACGGACTGCCCCAGCGCCGCCGCCAACGGCGATCTCAGCCGGAGCTGCCGACGGCTCGTCCCGAGCAGCTGGTGGCGAGTACCGACGCTGAGGCGAGCCGCTCGCGCTTGTCGGCTTTCACCCGAGGCGTGCGCGACGCGCGCGCCACCGCATCCCCGGAAGGACAGCACCCGTGA
- a CDS encoding Tat pathway signal protein, which translates to MALTRNTLLEAVVKELGWSQDRLASHLRRVAAEQGATELLSVTRSHISQWLRGVQPSGQAPAILAATLSRGLGRAVTLSQVGLGPAGDENNGVSGWDVDTLSALADHGGSDMMNRRELLGSSLYSALGTALPSDQWWDQRLLLARRRPPLSTLIVTSVHVEALREATTWFSNRDQRLGGRAGRAALGTYLRTDVADYLAGRCPDEQTRRDLVSAAGEIVYVAGWMDFDSGAHARAQANFRLGLALSAEAGDGALAGHILRAAAHQAVDLGHPGRALEYTEASMARSRYGAASHREKSLLGVVHARALAAAGRKHDALAALLRAEDDLRGAGTPADSPEPARVHFFTEGSLAHEAACTLRDLDDLPGAEAEFERSVRTRPAHLARTHAVTLGYLGDVQARRGHVDAACDTWHRALDAMAGIQSGRTHDTVTRMRSALSPIRTRGQGPAASLDQRARDFLQAVG; encoded by the coding sequence GTGGCGCTGACCCGCAACACCCTGCTGGAGGCCGTGGTCAAGGAGCTGGGCTGGTCCCAGGACCGCCTGGCTTCCCACCTGAGGCGAGTGGCCGCGGAACAGGGTGCCACGGAGCTGCTGTCGGTGACCCGCTCTCACATCTCCCAGTGGCTGCGCGGAGTGCAGCCCTCGGGCCAAGCCCCGGCTATCTTGGCCGCGACGCTGTCCCGCGGACTGGGACGCGCGGTCACCCTGTCGCAGGTCGGGCTCGGCCCGGCAGGCGACGAGAACAACGGGGTGTCCGGATGGGACGTCGACACACTCTCCGCTCTGGCCGACCACGGGGGCAGCGACATGATGAACCGCCGAGAGCTGCTGGGCAGCTCCCTCTACTCGGCCCTCGGGACCGCTCTCCCGTCCGACCAGTGGTGGGACCAGCGCCTGCTGCTCGCCCGCCGGCGCCCACCGCTCTCCACCCTCATAGTCACCAGCGTCCACGTCGAGGCGCTCCGCGAGGCGACGACCTGGTTCTCCAACCGCGACCAGCGACTTGGCGGACGGGCCGGACGGGCCGCCCTCGGCACCTACCTGCGCACCGATGTCGCCGACTACCTGGCCGGACGCTGCCCCGACGAGCAGACCCGGCGCGACCTCGTCTCCGCAGCCGGCGAGATCGTCTACGTGGCCGGCTGGATGGACTTCGATTCCGGCGCCCACGCACGCGCCCAGGCCAACTTCCGCCTCGGCCTCGCTCTTTCCGCCGAGGCCGGCGACGGCGCCCTGGCAGGCCACATCCTGCGCGCCGCAGCACACCAGGCCGTCGACCTCGGACACCCCGGCCGGGCACTGGAGTACACCGAAGCCTCCATGGCCAGATCCCGCTACGGCGCCGCCAGCCACCGCGAGAAGTCCCTCCTCGGTGTCGTCCACGCCCGCGCCCTGGCAGCCGCCGGCCGCAAGCACGACGCGCTGGCCGCCCTGCTGCGCGCCGAGGACGACCTCCGCGGCGCCGGCACCCCGGCCGACAGCCCGGAGCCGGCCCGGGTGCACTTCTTCACCGAAGGCAGCCTCGCCCACGAGGCCGCCTGCACCCTGCGAGACCTTGACGACCTCCCGGGCGCCGAAGCCGAGTTCGAGCGCAGCGTCCGCACCCGACCGGCGCATCTGGCCCGCACTCACGCCGTCACCCTCGGATATCTGGGCGATGTCCAGGCCCGCCGCGGCCACGTCGACGCCGCCTGCGACACCTGGCACCGGGCGCTCGACGCCATGGCCGGCATCCAGTCCGGCCGTACCCATGACACGGTGACCCGGATGCGCAGCGCTCTGTCCCCGATCCGGACCCGCGGCCAGGGCCCCGCCGCCAGCCTCGACCAGCGTGCCCGGGACTTCCTGCAGGCCGTAGGCTGA
- a CDS encoding SAM-dependent methyltransferase, with product MPEPIVVTPVATVVGGHREPADDYQGGVQSVIRLNPDYPLDAVQGLQDFSHLTVTWHFHLASPDDVELHARSPRGNPRWPATGTFAHRNHRRPNQLAISYPRLLKVDGLDLHVTDLDAVHGTPIIDIAPYFQAMGPRGPVTEPAWPDEMLATYWADAADRPV from the coding sequence ATGCCAGAACCGATCGTGGTCACGCCGGTCGCTACCGTCGTCGGCGGGCACCGCGAGCCAGCCGACGACTACCAGGGCGGCGTCCAGTCCGTGATCCGCCTCAACCCCGACTACCCCCTCGACGCGGTGCAGGGCCTCCAGGATTTCAGCCACCTGACCGTCACCTGGCACTTCCACCTCGCGTCGCCCGACGACGTCGAGCTCCACGCCCGCAGCCCGCGCGGCAACCCCCGCTGGCCGGCCACCGGAACGTTCGCCCACCGAAATCACCGGCGCCCCAACCAGCTCGCAATCTCCTACCCGCGCCTGCTGAAGGTCGACGGCCTGGACCTGCACGTCACCGACCTCGACGCCGTCCACGGAACGCCGATCATCGACATCGCGCCGTACTTCCAAGCGATGGGCCCGCGCGGACCGGTAACCGAACCGGCCTGGCCGGACGAGATGCTCGCCACCTACTGGGCCGACGCCGCCGACCGCCCCGTGTGA
- a CDS encoding ATP-binding protein has translation MTLRSVPPGAALVEGVFAAGRHPEGQLHAVKLLTLAADDRSAGLARSLARDAVAQWHLGEDIEGDVLLVVSELVTNALRHGPEQVTDFEIRLRIGHVPGVLAIGVEDPHPGEPIVLQPSLHKTGGRGMALVTAHCDEWMVLPTADGKQICAFWNLPGPPAYGTGWCHGSVFLAG, from the coding sequence ATGACGCTCAGGTCTGTACCGCCCGGAGCCGCCTTGGTGGAGGGCGTGTTCGCCGCCGGTCGGCATCCCGAAGGGCAGCTGCATGCGGTGAAGCTGCTGACTCTGGCCGCTGACGACCGGTCCGCCGGGCTGGCCCGGTCTTTGGCCCGCGACGCGGTGGCGCAGTGGCACCTCGGTGAGGACATCGAGGGGGACGTCCTGTTGGTCGTCAGCGAGCTGGTCACCAACGCTCTGCGCCACGGGCCCGAGCAGGTGACCGACTTCGAGATCCGCCTTCGGATCGGCCACGTGCCCGGAGTGCTGGCGATCGGTGTAGAGGACCCGCACCCGGGTGAGCCGATCGTGCTCCAGCCGAGCCTGCACAAGACCGGCGGCCGAGGCATGGCTCTGGTGACGGCCCACTGCGACGAGTGGATGGTCCTGCCCACCGCTGACGGCAAGCAGATCTGCGCCTTCTGGAACCTGCCCGGGCCGCCCGCGTACGGCACCGGCTGGTGTCACGGCTCAGTCTTCCTCGCGGGCTGA